One window of the Carassius auratus strain Wakin chromosome 20, ASM336829v1, whole genome shotgun sequence genome contains the following:
- the LOC113120656 gene encoding G patch domain-containing protein 2 isoform X2, with protein sequence MFRATEIKSFGKAGTGWHFRRTMDELVHDLVSALEESSEQARGGFGDGGDHALAVSCLLKRQARKRRGRKRRSDNPHPPWDTCHLSEGSESSLEEQKDYRSSTAAGGAHTRDNNSDSDEQLGAKRRTPLTDPGRGKRPLWLDDLSGADALGTRSLRRRRKVKRMAVDPPLDVSTMLLPPSRATNSREAGFSPEAKGSESNKNRVKKRKYTTQRLAQDVADEGVVVESEEAGQTAKDKMDYDEQKGSDEEMSDRCETSSVSNSSDGGLYTNDEGRQGDDEQSDWFYEGEPGGACGVAGVVPWWERDSNELDLNDPMFNSILSGAFPLMSQGAPRGFQARQACLQKSQGTSQGIPDRLPRLSQDPHDSWFSSGARRDQLLWDSRSDRSHRKSCSLKTPSRQNSGHLGSLCTGDIKRRRKAAPVGGPSSSVLRGNMRLSCHQEETEACRCVNGKLSDGYVTGLAAEQKIGADLISSLKNIISCCDL encoded by the exons ATGTTCCGCGCCACCGAGATCAAGAGCTTCGGTAAAGCGGGAACCGGCTG GCACTTTCGGCGGACGATGGACGAGCTGGTCCATGACCTGGTGTCGGCTCTGGAGGAGAGTTCAGAACAAGCCCGTGGAGGGTTTGGAGACGGTGGAGATCACGCTCTGGCCGTTAGTTGCCTGTTGAAACGCCAGGCCCGCAAGCGCCGTGGCCGTAAGCGTCGGTCCGATAACCCTCACCCGCCGTGGGACACCTGCCACCTGAGCGAAGGCTCTGAGTCCAGCCTAGAGGAGCAGAAAGACTACCGCTCATCCACagcagcagggggcgctcacACCCGTGACAACAACAGCGACTCGGATGAGCAGCTGGGTGCCAAGCGGCGTACACCCCTCACTGACCCCGGCAGGGGGAAGAGACCGCTGTGGCTGGATGACTTGAGCGGAGCGGATGCTTTGGGAACGCGCAGTTTGCGGAGGCGTCGGAAAGTCAAGCGCATGGCTGTGGACCCACCACTAGATGTCTCCACCATGCTGCTGCCGCCGTCCAGAGCAACCAACAGCAGGGAGGCGGGGTTCAGTCCAGAGGCCAAAGGGAGCGAATCAAACAAAAACAGGGTGAAGAAGAGGAAGTACACAACGCAGAGACTCGCACAGGACGTGGCGGACGAAGGCGTGGTGGTAGAGAGCGAAGAGGCGGGACAAACGGCCAAAGATAAGATGGACTATGATGAGCAGAAAGGTTCAGATGAGGAAATGAGTGACAGGTG TGAGACGAGCAGCGTGAGTAACAGCAGTGATGGGGGCCTGTACACAAACGACGAGGGAAGGCAAG GCGATGATGAGCAGAGTGATTGGTTCTATGAGGGCGAGCCGGGCGGGGCTTGTGGAGTCGCTGGTGTGGTGCCGTGGTGGGAGAGAGACTCTAACGAACTGGACCTCAATGACCCCATGTTCAACAGCATCCTGAGCGGAGCGTTCCCGTTAATGTCACAGGGAGCTCCAAGAG GGTTTCAAGCGCGGCAGGCCTGTCTTCAGAAGTCACAG GGAACCTCTCAAGGAATTCCCGATCGATTACCGAGATTATCCCAGGATCCTCATGA CTCGTGGTTCAGCTCCGGGGCCAGAAGAGACCAA TTGCTTTGGGATTCTCGTAGCGACAGAAGCCACAGGAAAAGCTGCTCTTTAAAGACTCCTAGCag ACAAAATAGTGGTCATCTTGGCTCTTTGTGTACTGGAGATATAAAGAGACGACGGAAAGCTGCGCCTGTGGGAGGCCCGTCATcctcag TGCTTCGTGGAAACATGCGACTCTCGTGTCATCAGGAAGAGACGGAGGCTTGTCGTTGTGTTAACGGTAAACTCAGCGACGGTTATGTGACTGGATTGGCAGCTGagcagaagatcggtgctgatcTCATTTCCTCATTAAAGAACATCATTTCCTGCTGTGATCTGTGA
- the LOC113120656 gene encoding G patch domain-containing protein 2 isoform X3, translated as MFRATEIKSFGKAGTGWHFRRTMDELVHDLVSALEESSEQARGGFGDGGDHALAVSCLLKRQARKRRGRKRRSDNPHPPWDTCHLSEGSESSLEEQKDYRSSTAAGGAHTRDNNSDSDEQLGAKRRTPLTDPGRGKRPLWLDDLSGADALGTRSLRRRRKVKRMAVDPPLDVSTMLLPPSRATNSREAGFSPEAKGSESNKNRVKKRKYTTQRLAQDVADEGVVVESEEAGQTAKDKMDYDEQKGSDEEMSDSETSSVSNSSDGGLYTNDEGRQGDDEQSDWFYEGEPGGACGVAGVVPWWERDSNELDLNDPMFNSILSGAFPLMSQGAPRGFQARQACLQKSQGTSQGIPDRLPRLSQDPHDSWFSSGARRDQLLWDSRSDRSHRKSCSLKTPSRQNSGHLGSLCTGDIKRRRKAAPVGGPSSSGVVGESTAPLPESNVGSRMLQSMGWTSGSGLAPDGRGITEPIRASQRPKGAGLGFN; from the exons ATGTTCCGCGCCACCGAGATCAAGAGCTTCGGTAAAGCGGGAACCGGCTG GCACTTTCGGCGGACGATGGACGAGCTGGTCCATGACCTGGTGTCGGCTCTGGAGGAGAGTTCAGAACAAGCCCGTGGAGGGTTTGGAGACGGTGGAGATCACGCTCTGGCCGTTAGTTGCCTGTTGAAACGCCAGGCCCGCAAGCGCCGTGGCCGTAAGCGTCGGTCCGATAACCCTCACCCGCCGTGGGACACCTGCCACCTGAGCGAAGGCTCTGAGTCCAGCCTAGAGGAGCAGAAAGACTACCGCTCATCCACagcagcagggggcgctcacACCCGTGACAACAACAGCGACTCGGATGAGCAGCTGGGTGCCAAGCGGCGTACACCCCTCACTGACCCCGGCAGGGGGAAGAGACCGCTGTGGCTGGATGACTTGAGCGGAGCGGATGCTTTGGGAACGCGCAGTTTGCGGAGGCGTCGGAAAGTCAAGCGCATGGCTGTGGACCCACCACTAGATGTCTCCACCATGCTGCTGCCGCCGTCCAGAGCAACCAACAGCAGGGAGGCGGGGTTCAGTCCAGAGGCCAAAGGGAGCGAATCAAACAAAAACAGGGTGAAGAAGAGGAAGTACACAACGCAGAGACTCGCACAGGACGTGGCGGACGAAGGCGTGGTGGTAGAGAGCGAAGAGGCGGGACAAACGGCCAAAGATAAGATGGACTATGATGAGCAGAAAGGTTCAGATGAGGAAATGAGTGACAG TGAGACGAGCAGCGTGAGTAACAGCAGTGATGGGGGCCTGTACACAAACGACGAGGGAAGGCAAG GCGATGATGAGCAGAGTGATTGGTTCTATGAGGGCGAGCCGGGCGGGGCTTGTGGAGTCGCTGGTGTGGTGCCGTGGTGGGAGAGAGACTCTAACGAACTGGACCTCAATGACCCCATGTTCAACAGCATCCTGAGCGGAGCGTTCCCGTTAATGTCACAGGGAGCTCCAAGAG GGTTTCAAGCGCGGCAGGCCTGTCTTCAGAAGTCACAG GGAACCTCTCAAGGAATTCCCGATCGATTACCGAGATTATCCCAGGATCCTCATGA CTCGTGGTTCAGCTCCGGGGCCAGAAGAGACCAA TTGCTTTGGGATTCTCGTAGCGACAGAAGCCACAGGAAAAGCTGCTCTTTAAAGACTCCTAGCag ACAAAATAGTGGTCATCTTGGCTCTTTGTGTACTGGAGATATAAAGAGACGACGGAAAGCTGCGCCTGTGGGAGGCCCGTCATcctcag gtgtggtGGGTGAGAGCACTGCTCCTCTGCCCGAGTCAAACGTAGGGAGCCGTATGCTGCAGAGTATGGGCTGGACCTCGGGGTCAGGCCTGGCCCCTGACGGCAGAGGCATCACGGAGCCCATTCGTGCGTCTCAGAGGCCGAAGGGAGCCGGACTGGGCTTCAACTGA
- the LOC113120656 gene encoding G patch domain-containing protein 2 isoform X1, with amino-acid sequence MFRATEIKSFGKAGTGWHFRRTMDELVHDLVSALEESSEQARGGFGDGGDHALAVSCLLKRQARKRRGRKRRSDNPHPPWDTCHLSEGSESSLEEQKDYRSSTAAGGAHTRDNNSDSDEQLGAKRRTPLTDPGRGKRPLWLDDLSGADALGTRSLRRRRKVKRMAVDPPLDVSTMLLPPSRATNSREAGFSPEAKGSESNKNRVKKRKYTTQRLAQDVADEGVVVESEEAGQTAKDKMDYDEQKGSDEEMSDRCETSSVSNSSDGGLYTNDEGRQGDDEQSDWFYEGEPGGACGVAGVVPWWERDSNELDLNDPMFNSILSGAFPLMSQGAPRGFQARQACLQKSQGTSQGIPDRLPRLSQDPHDSWFSSGARRDQLLWDSRSDRSHRKSCSLKTPSRQNSGHLGSLCTGDIKRRRKAAPVGGPSSSGVVGESTAPLPESNVGSRMLQSMGWTSGSGLAPDGRGITEPIRASQRPKGAGLGFN; translated from the exons ATGTTCCGCGCCACCGAGATCAAGAGCTTCGGTAAAGCGGGAACCGGCTG GCACTTTCGGCGGACGATGGACGAGCTGGTCCATGACCTGGTGTCGGCTCTGGAGGAGAGTTCAGAACAAGCCCGTGGAGGGTTTGGAGACGGTGGAGATCACGCTCTGGCCGTTAGTTGCCTGTTGAAACGCCAGGCCCGCAAGCGCCGTGGCCGTAAGCGTCGGTCCGATAACCCTCACCCGCCGTGGGACACCTGCCACCTGAGCGAAGGCTCTGAGTCCAGCCTAGAGGAGCAGAAAGACTACCGCTCATCCACagcagcagggggcgctcacACCCGTGACAACAACAGCGACTCGGATGAGCAGCTGGGTGCCAAGCGGCGTACACCCCTCACTGACCCCGGCAGGGGGAAGAGACCGCTGTGGCTGGATGACTTGAGCGGAGCGGATGCTTTGGGAACGCGCAGTTTGCGGAGGCGTCGGAAAGTCAAGCGCATGGCTGTGGACCCACCACTAGATGTCTCCACCATGCTGCTGCCGCCGTCCAGAGCAACCAACAGCAGGGAGGCGGGGTTCAGTCCAGAGGCCAAAGGGAGCGAATCAAACAAAAACAGGGTGAAGAAGAGGAAGTACACAACGCAGAGACTCGCACAGGACGTGGCGGACGAAGGCGTGGTGGTAGAGAGCGAAGAGGCGGGACAAACGGCCAAAGATAAGATGGACTATGATGAGCAGAAAGGTTCAGATGAGGAAATGAGTGACAGGTG TGAGACGAGCAGCGTGAGTAACAGCAGTGATGGGGGCCTGTACACAAACGACGAGGGAAGGCAAG GCGATGATGAGCAGAGTGATTGGTTCTATGAGGGCGAGCCGGGCGGGGCTTGTGGAGTCGCTGGTGTGGTGCCGTGGTGGGAGAGAGACTCTAACGAACTGGACCTCAATGACCCCATGTTCAACAGCATCCTGAGCGGAGCGTTCCCGTTAATGTCACAGGGAGCTCCAAGAG GGTTTCAAGCGCGGCAGGCCTGTCTTCAGAAGTCACAG GGAACCTCTCAAGGAATTCCCGATCGATTACCGAGATTATCCCAGGATCCTCATGA CTCGTGGTTCAGCTCCGGGGCCAGAAGAGACCAA TTGCTTTGGGATTCTCGTAGCGACAGAAGCCACAGGAAAAGCTGCTCTTTAAAGACTCCTAGCag ACAAAATAGTGGTCATCTTGGCTCTTTGTGTACTGGAGATATAAAGAGACGACGGAAAGCTGCGCCTGTGGGAGGCCCGTCATcctcag gtgtggtGGGTGAGAGCACTGCTCCTCTGCCCGAGTCAAACGTAGGGAGCCGTATGCTGCAGAGTATGGGCTGGACCTCGGGGTCAGGCCTGGCCCCTGACGGCAGAGGCATCACGGAGCCCATTCGTGCGTCTCAGAGGCCGAAGGGAGCCGGACTGGGCTTCAACTGA
- the LOC113120657 gene encoding phosphatidate phosphatase LPIN1-like isoform X1: MQGEDERDENETGSDLKFQSGEEAINSSWSWTQTMNYVGQLAGQVFVQVKELYRGLNPATLSGCIDVIVVRQPDGALICSPFHVRFGKMGVLRSREKVVDIEINGEPVDLHMKLGENGEAFFVKETEDDQEVVPSYLATSPIPSDGGLLMGSSSENGIMKKRRKRRRKFRMEDVKREDSVEFSEEELFNSELPDQNRDLMNRGSSTGNKQNTIHARSDGEWSPVHSPHVSRPCTPKSDSELLKDQQEDSAMLWSWGELPQAAKPSFLSSKPNILPACPLSIPVSDNTHFRVIPDSAVHGHDRNRTLHSDSQSNRAALVMSAVEEGGANNGSRPQNKTDSPSKRKDKKSRHLGSDGVYLDDLKNLEPEVAALYFPKSGSNGVRSATVSPQSMCSSGADSGVDSYDLPSMAISLCGGLTENREITKEHFQQKSVSFQQFADNPSIIDDPNLVVQINSKYYNWSTAAPIMLAMQAFQKPLPKATIERLMKEKMPRNRGRWWFSWRGRTNNTKLDSVSGGSACLAGDETIKNRRTDESSSSDEDLTAKQTPIPVHTDPAPSGGGVSYQKTLRLSSEQLVSLQLQDGPNDVVFSVTTQYQGTCRCEGTIYLWNWDDKIIISDIDGTITRSDKLGHILPTLGKDWTHQGIASLYHNISQNGYKFLYCSARAIGMADMTRGYLHWVNERGTMLPQGPVLLCPSSLLSALHREVIEKRPEKFKVACLTDIKNLFLPNTEPFYAAFGNRGTDVFSYKEVGVPLNRIFTVNPKGELIQEHAKTNISSYVRLGEVVDHVFPLLKRRGSCDFPCSDTFSQFTFWREQLPLVDGQMANTSR, from the exons ATGCAGGGAGAGGATGAGAGGGATGAGAATGAAACTGGAAGTGACCTGAAATTTCAGAGTGGAGAAGAAGCCATCAACTCCAGCTGGTCTTGG ACTCAGACCATGAATTACGTGGGGCAGTTGGCGGGGCAGGTGTTCGTGCAGGTGAAGGAGCTCTACAGGGGTCTGAATCCCGCCACGCTCTCCGGTTGCATCGATGTCATCGTTGTCCGGCAGCCGGATGGAGCTCTGATCTGCTCTCCATTTCACGTACGCTTCGGAAAAATGGGCGTCCTGAGATCACGAGAGAAAGTG GTGGACATTGAGATCAATGGGGAACCTGTGGATTTACACATGAAGTTGGGCGAGAACGGAGAAGCTTTCTTCGTCAAGGAGACAGAAGACGATCAG GAAGTGGTTCCATCTTACCTGGCCACATCTCCCATTCCATCCGACGGGGGGCTTCTGATGGGCTCCAGCAGTGAGAATGGAAtaatgaagaagaggaggaagaggagaaggaaGTTTCGAATGGAGGATGTGAAGAGGGAGGACAGCGTGGAGTTCTCAGAGGAAGAACTGTTCAACAGCGAGCTGCCTGATCAGAACAG AGATCTGATGAACAGAGGTTCATCCactggaaacaaacaaaacacaattcaTGCTCGTTCAGATGGGGAGTGGAGTCCGGTTCACAG tcCTCATGTGTCTCGTCCCTGCACCCCTAAAAGTGACTCTGAGCTGCTTAAAGATCAGCAGGAGGATTCGGCCATGCTGTGGTCCTGGGGGGAGTTACCACAAGCCGCCAAG CCATCGTTTCTATCATCGAAACCAAACATCCTGCCTGCGTGCCCACTGTCAATCCCGGTCTCTGACAACACACATTTCAGAGTCATCCCTGACTCGGCTGTCCACGGCCACGACAGAAACAGGACATTACATTCTGACAGCCAATCAAACAGAGCGGCTCTCGTGATGTCAGCGGTGGAGGAGGGAGGAGCAAATAATGGATCCCGCCCACAAAATAAGACTGATTCTCCTTCTAAAAGAAAAG ATAAGAAAAGCCGCCACCTGGGTTCTGACGGCGTGTATTTGGACGATCTAAAAAATCTGGAGCCAGAAGTGGCAGCACTTTACTTCCCTAAAAG TGGTTCGAACGGCGTTCGCAGTGCGACTGTGTCTCCTCAGTCCATGTGCAGCTCGGGAGCCGACAGCGGCGTGGACAGCTACGACCTGCCCTCTATGGCCATCTCTCTGTGTGGAGGACTCACAGAAAATAGAGAGATCACTAAAG AACATTTCCAGCAGAAGTCTGTGTCATTTCAGCAGTTTGCTGATAATCCATCCATCATTGATGACCCTAATCTGGTGGTGCAGATCAACTCTAA GTATTATAACTGGAGCACTGCTGCTCCTATTATGTTGGCTATGCAAGCCTTCCAGAAACCATTGCctaag GCCACCATAGAGAGACTTATGAAGGAGAAAATGCCCAGAAACCGAGGAAGATGGTGGTTTTCATGGCGAGGAAGAACAAACAACACCAAACTG GATTCAGTCTCCGGTGGTTCGGCGTGCCTTGCAGGAGATGAGACCATCAAGAACAG GCGCACAGACGAATCCTCCTCCAGCGATGAAGACTTAACTGCCAAACAAACCCCCATCCCTGTTCACACAGACCCCGCCCCTTCAGGAGGGGGCGTGTCCTATCAGAAAACACTCCGCCTCTCTTCAGAACAGCTC GTCAGTCTGCAGCTGCAGGACGGTCCTAATGACGTGGTGTTTAGTGTGACGACGCAGTATCAGGGCACGTGTCGCTGTGAGGGAACCATCTACCTGTGGAACTGGGATGataaaatcatcatatcagaCATCGACGGCACAATCACCAG GTCAGATAAGCTGGGGCACATTTTGCCCACACTGGGTAAAGACTGGACCCATCAGGGCATCGCAAGCCTGTATCACAACATCAGCCA GAACGGGTATAAGTTTCTGTACTGCTCGGCGAGAGCGATCGGCATGGCTGACATGACACGGGGTTACCTGCACTGGGTCAATGAGAGAGGAACCATGTTACCTCAGGGACCCGTTTTACTGTGTCCCAGCAGCCTGCTTTCAGCACTGCACAG GGAGGTGATTGAGAAGAGGCCGGAGAAGTTTAAGGTGGCGTGTTTGACAGATATTAAGAATCTGTTCCTCCCAAACACTGAGCCCTTCTATGCAGCGTTTGGGAACAGAGGCACC GACGTGTTCTCCTATAAAGAGGTGGGAGTTCCCTTAAACCGAATCTTCACTGTCAATCCTAAAGGAGaattgatccaggaacatgccAAGACCAACATCTCATC
- the LOC113120657 gene encoding phosphatidate phosphatase LPIN1-like isoform X2, with product MNYVGQLAGQVFVQVKELYRGLNPATLSGCIDVIVVRQPDGALICSPFHVRFGKMGVLRSREKVVDIEINGEPVDLHMKLGENGEAFFVKETEDDQEVVPSYLATSPIPSDGGLLMGSSSENGIMKKRRKRRRKFRMEDVKREDSVEFSEEELFNSELPDQNRDLMNRGSSTGNKQNTIHARSDGEWSPVHSPHVSRPCTPKSDSELLKDQQEDSAMLWSWGELPQAAKPSFLSSKPNILPACPLSIPVSDNTHFRVIPDSAVHGHDRNRTLHSDSQSNRAALVMSAVEEGGANNGSRPQNKTDSPSKRKDKKSRHLGSDGVYLDDLKNLEPEVAALYFPKSGSNGVRSATVSPQSMCSSGADSGVDSYDLPSMAISLCGGLTENREITKEHFQQKSVSFQQFADNPSIIDDPNLVVQINSKYYNWSTAAPIMLAMQAFQKPLPKATIERLMKEKMPRNRGRWWFSWRGRTNNTKLDSVSGGSACLAGDETIKNRRTDESSSSDEDLTAKQTPIPVHTDPAPSGGGVSYQKTLRLSSEQLVSLQLQDGPNDVVFSVTTQYQGTCRCEGTIYLWNWDDKIIISDIDGTITRSDKLGHILPTLGKDWTHQGIASLYHNISQNGYKFLYCSARAIGMADMTRGYLHWVNERGTMLPQGPVLLCPSSLLSALHREVIEKRPEKFKVACLTDIKNLFLPNTEPFYAAFGNRGTDVFSYKEVGVPLNRIFTVNPKGELIQEHAKTNISSYVRLGEVVDHVFPLLKRRGSCDFPCSDTFSQFTFWREQLPLVDGQMANTSR from the exons ATGAATTACGTGGGGCAGTTGGCGGGGCAGGTGTTCGTGCAGGTGAAGGAGCTCTACAGGGGTCTGAATCCCGCCACGCTCTCCGGTTGCATCGATGTCATCGTTGTCCGGCAGCCGGATGGAGCTCTGATCTGCTCTCCATTTCACGTACGCTTCGGAAAAATGGGCGTCCTGAGATCACGAGAGAAAGTG GTGGACATTGAGATCAATGGGGAACCTGTGGATTTACACATGAAGTTGGGCGAGAACGGAGAAGCTTTCTTCGTCAAGGAGACAGAAGACGATCAG GAAGTGGTTCCATCTTACCTGGCCACATCTCCCATTCCATCCGACGGGGGGCTTCTGATGGGCTCCAGCAGTGAGAATGGAAtaatgaagaagaggaggaagaggagaaggaaGTTTCGAATGGAGGATGTGAAGAGGGAGGACAGCGTGGAGTTCTCAGAGGAAGAACTGTTCAACAGCGAGCTGCCTGATCAGAACAG AGATCTGATGAACAGAGGTTCATCCactggaaacaaacaaaacacaattcaTGCTCGTTCAGATGGGGAGTGGAGTCCGGTTCACAG tcCTCATGTGTCTCGTCCCTGCACCCCTAAAAGTGACTCTGAGCTGCTTAAAGATCAGCAGGAGGATTCGGCCATGCTGTGGTCCTGGGGGGAGTTACCACAAGCCGCCAAG CCATCGTTTCTATCATCGAAACCAAACATCCTGCCTGCGTGCCCACTGTCAATCCCGGTCTCTGACAACACACATTTCAGAGTCATCCCTGACTCGGCTGTCCACGGCCACGACAGAAACAGGACATTACATTCTGACAGCCAATCAAACAGAGCGGCTCTCGTGATGTCAGCGGTGGAGGAGGGAGGAGCAAATAATGGATCCCGCCCACAAAATAAGACTGATTCTCCTTCTAAAAGAAAAG ATAAGAAAAGCCGCCACCTGGGTTCTGACGGCGTGTATTTGGACGATCTAAAAAATCTGGAGCCAGAAGTGGCAGCACTTTACTTCCCTAAAAG TGGTTCGAACGGCGTTCGCAGTGCGACTGTGTCTCCTCAGTCCATGTGCAGCTCGGGAGCCGACAGCGGCGTGGACAGCTACGACCTGCCCTCTATGGCCATCTCTCTGTGTGGAGGACTCACAGAAAATAGAGAGATCACTAAAG AACATTTCCAGCAGAAGTCTGTGTCATTTCAGCAGTTTGCTGATAATCCATCCATCATTGATGACCCTAATCTGGTGGTGCAGATCAACTCTAA GTATTATAACTGGAGCACTGCTGCTCCTATTATGTTGGCTATGCAAGCCTTCCAGAAACCATTGCctaag GCCACCATAGAGAGACTTATGAAGGAGAAAATGCCCAGAAACCGAGGAAGATGGTGGTTTTCATGGCGAGGAAGAACAAACAACACCAAACTG GATTCAGTCTCCGGTGGTTCGGCGTGCCTTGCAGGAGATGAGACCATCAAGAACAG GCGCACAGACGAATCCTCCTCCAGCGATGAAGACTTAACTGCCAAACAAACCCCCATCCCTGTTCACACAGACCCCGCCCCTTCAGGAGGGGGCGTGTCCTATCAGAAAACACTCCGCCTCTCTTCAGAACAGCTC GTCAGTCTGCAGCTGCAGGACGGTCCTAATGACGTGGTGTTTAGTGTGACGACGCAGTATCAGGGCACGTGTCGCTGTGAGGGAACCATCTACCTGTGGAACTGGGATGataaaatcatcatatcagaCATCGACGGCACAATCACCAG GTCAGATAAGCTGGGGCACATTTTGCCCACACTGGGTAAAGACTGGACCCATCAGGGCATCGCAAGCCTGTATCACAACATCAGCCA GAACGGGTATAAGTTTCTGTACTGCTCGGCGAGAGCGATCGGCATGGCTGACATGACACGGGGTTACCTGCACTGGGTCAATGAGAGAGGAACCATGTTACCTCAGGGACCCGTTTTACTGTGTCCCAGCAGCCTGCTTTCAGCACTGCACAG GGAGGTGATTGAGAAGAGGCCGGAGAAGTTTAAGGTGGCGTGTTTGACAGATATTAAGAATCTGTTCCTCCCAAACACTGAGCCCTTCTATGCAGCGTTTGGGAACAGAGGCACC GACGTGTTCTCCTATAAAGAGGTGGGAGTTCCCTTAAACCGAATCTTCACTGTCAATCCTAAAGGAGaattgatccaggaacatgccAAGACCAACATCTCATC